A stretch of DNA from Aciduliprofundum sp. MAR08-339:
AAACTTCTTCTACCATACCATTCGACGATCTCACCGTCAACTAAACTAAGCCCAGTAGGGGTCGGATTGGAAGCATGATATCCTTCGTTAGGGATATAGTCCTCTTTTTGCTCTAGTGGTGGAGTAACAGATTCTTTATTTTTATCCCCAGATATACTGGTTCCCTCATTCAATTCTCCATTATCAATATTCTCAAATGAAAGTTTATTTCCACAATAAGGACACACCTTCCAACTGGGATCTATTTCCTTACCACAATAAGGGCAATACTTTGGGGCGTTATTATCTTCCATATTTAAGGGTATTTTAATTCGAGTATTTATTTTTTTTTATGAAGCATTTAAATATCCCAGAAAAACTTTATGTATTTATTCTCCTTTCACTCCTTGCATGGCCGGGATAGGGTAGGGGCTATCCTGTGGGACTGTGGATCCCACGACCCGGGTTCAAATCCCGGTCCCGGCCCTGTATGGATTTACGGACATTTGTGAAGTATCCTTTTCTTCCAGGGGCGATTGATCTTGTCAAAAATATAAAATTAGATGAACTTCTTTCATCGCCAGTTTACGAGGATGCGAGAGGGTTTGGAATATCCCGAGTTAGAAGCTGCTTTACGGGGGAAAGGGTGCCCTTTACAAGTGATGAGAACAGAATAATCGGGTTCTACGTTTCAAAACTCTTCCTTATGGCCCTAAACGATCCAATAATCACAAGGAGATTCGCAAATATGATGCGCGATGAAATTGAAAGATACCTGCTTGGAGACACTGACGAGAACGTTTACTCTGTTGCCAGCGCCCTGAAAGTATCCCACAGGGATGTGGATGAGCGGGCAAGAGAGTTGTATGAAAAGTATCCAAAACCCGGAACAGCAGGTGTGAAATTTAAAGTTTTCACGCAGATACACTTTCTTGATTTCATAAAATATGCGTCAAAATTGAGCGGGGAGACCTTTAAACTTGTGTATCAACCCCTAAAGGATGGATGGATACCTGTGGCAAGGGAAGAATTTGTAAAGATCATAAGAGAGGCTTTTGTTGAGGAATTTGTGGAAGAGATCGATGCTCAGGCTGAACAGGCAAAAACACTTAGAAAGTACTTTGAGAAGGAAATAATCGGGATGCGAAACTTGAAAGACAAGTACATCTCAAGATATACATCTAAGGAATTTGGAGATGTGACAGAAGATGCATTTCCTCCCTGCCTGAAATCCATAATTGTAAAATTGAAAAATGGAATAAATTTGCCCCATCAGGCAAGGTTCTTCCTCGTTACATTTCTCCACAAGATCGGAATGAAGAACGACGAAATAATGAAGATATTTGCCACCGCCCCCGATTTTAATGAAAGTATGACAAGGTACCAAGTGGAACACATAACCGGCGGTATATCCAAGAAGGAGTATGAGGTGCCTAAATGCTCGACTCTCCAGGCCTATGGGCTTTGCATAAAGGATGTTGCCAACGACAATCTTTGTAACAAGGAGTGGATGACCCATCCGCTGCTCTACTACAAGATCAAGAAGGAATGGCTTTCCAAGCGTGAAAAACGCGTTGAATCGCAGTGATGTGCCCGAGCACCGCAAAGAGAATGAGAATCCATGAGGATATGGAAAAATAATATCCCCACCAGAAGAATTGAATTATGGGCAAAATCATAAGTATGACCAGGCGATCGGCTCTGCCAAGAATGCCACCGTATATGCGCTTTAGTCCAACTGCCTGTGCCTGAGTACCCACGTAACTTGTCATGAAAACTCCGCTTAGAGCAAATAAACCTATTAGTGGGTTGGAATATGGACTCAGTGCCACACCGATTATTATCATCATATCTGCATACCTATCAACAAGGTGATCCAGAAAATCCCCCCTCTTTGAGGATATGCCCCTCCTACGGGCCACCTTACCATCAATGGCATCGAGAAGAGACGCTAAAATTATGAATAGAAATGAAAGAAGAAGATAATATGAGGAGATCCACGTGAGATAATATGATACTCCAGCCAAAAACGAGATGAGCACGGAGATCAACGTAATGGTGTTTGGATGCATCTTCATAAATGGTTTTGAGATCTTCGTAAGTAATCCATCAACTCTCGCTCTGTACCTGTTCAGTACCATTTAAGTATCTCCCCCATATAGTTTATTCGAGGTCTGAATTTTTCATCTTTCCTTTCAATTATGTTTCTCACATCCTCTGCTACATCCTTGGGCTCTCTGCCCGTTGTATCGACTTCAAATACTTTATCCTTTCCATAATAGTTTATGGCCTCCGAGGTTATGAGCCCCATGGCCTCTGCCTCCAAATTTTCTCTAATTTTTCTCTCAATATAGCCCCTTTTCTCCAACCTTTTTCTGAGTTCATCAGGATGACAACGAAGCACAATAACCAGATCCACAGGCATATCATGGGAATAATGCCCTTCCAGTATGACCTTTTCCTTATCCTTTAATTCTTTCACCTTGTCTTTTAGCATATCAATATCCACCACATAGGATTTGCGCTCTTCATCGTAATACATTCTGGCATCTTCAAAATCTTTGAGATAAATCACCCTGTATTCCCTTTCCAGAACCTTCGCCACAGAGGTTTTTCCAGTACCGGGTGTTCCTGTGAGTGCAATCAACATAAAAAAGGAAAGAAACAAAAGATTATAAAAATAGCGAAGAAATTAGTGATGCTCTTCCTCGACCTCATCTATCTTTTCCTGAGGATATAGGGTATGTGGCTCTTCTTCATTTTGGGGTGACTCGTTCTCCCGTGTTACATATTCAACCTTGGGTTTTCTTGCTGCAGCTGCGAATGCCACTATAAGGGCTATTATTGCAATGACAATGCCCGCATATCCTATCTGATCACTTGTATTTATGGCTTGAGATTGCTCATCATTTTTCGCCTTTATATTCGATATCTGCGTATTCAGATTATCTGCCTTGCCCTTCAGATCGTTTATCTGGTTCTGTAGATTCTGGATGTTAGAGTTTATCTTCTCCATAAGGGTGGTGTTCATATTCTCAATGGCCATGTTCAGAGCACTTATATTTTCCTGAAGAGCATTCTCAAGGTCATTGAGCTTTGCGTCAAGAGCGCTTATTTCATTCTCGATCTGGGACACATTACCCTTCAATGTGGATATTTCACTCTGCATTGTGCTTATCTGAGACTTTATGTTTCCTATCTCTGCATTTATATTGTTTATGGCCTTCCACAGTTCTGGTAACTGTGGCAAATACAGCACTGTAACAATCTCGGTGGCAGAATTACCCGCGCTATCCGTTGCTGTTACCTTGAATACATTCTCACCATCCTCAAGTGTAGCCTTGTATGTGAAAGTGCCATCAGAATTGACAGTTACCTGTTCTCCGTTTATTGTCACAGAGGCTCCCGGATCCGTAGTACCATTGATCCAGAACACGGAATTGTAGGTAAGAGGCACATTTGTCGGAGAGGTTATTTTCAGCTCTGGAGGAGTGGTATCTACTTCAAAGTTCCAGGACATGGAGGCAGTATTACCACCATTGTCTGTTAACTCCACACTCACTGTGTGCTTTCCATCGGAGAGTAGGAATGGAACATGAGCCACAATGGTGCCGTTGTTTCCATACGTGGTAAGGGTTGCCATTATAGATATGCCATCTATCTCCACAGAAACTTTTGAGAAACCGCTGTATATCTCATCATACCAGCAGAACTTCAAGGTTGGCGCTCGAGTATTCACAACCTTATCTGCAAGGGAGAAACTCTTCAATTCTGGAGCAATCGTATCGGTTAGGTTCAAGGTATAGTAAATCACATCGTTTGAAGCACCTCCCGTTGTCAAAGTTGCCACCTCTCCAGGAGTATTTGAAACTATCTTGAAGTAATGAATTCCTGCAAAAGTATTGCCAAGGGGTATTGACACGGCGGAATAGGATCCAGACGCGATTGAACCCACAGAGGATTTTCCAATAAAGCTTATGCCTGTGGCATAGGCATCTATGTAGAAGCCCGTGTAATTCACAGCCTCATCGGATCTAAGTTCCACATAAACCTTAGAACCGTTTATGAACGGAGTCCAGAGATTCTGATAGAAGCCGGTATACTCAACCTGAAGTGCTCCCGTTGAGTTGTATATATACACATAATCGTATCCTGGCTCCACATAGAGATAGTTGAAGTGAAGTGCTATTCTCGTGGCATTTTGAGCGCTTATCTCCCACGTATGATCATAGTTGTTTGGATACGGGTGAGGAGATTCAACATCTACCTGACTCACTCCCTTTATTTCGTAGAGCTCAACGGTTGTTCCCTTGGAACTCAATGGCCCATAATTGTAGAGTGTTATCTTTGCATTATCATTGTTCTGAGCCAGGCCTCTTGGAGTAACATCATAGCTCAGGACCTTGAAGGTTGTTATTCCATAATAGCCATTTGGATAATAAAATCCTACGTCATTGGCTGTGTTAATATCTCCCGGTGTATTGGCCATTACTATAATCTCATCTGTTCCTGCGTATTGTGGTGTCCAATGTACCGTTATAAACTTTGTTTCTCCGGGATTGAGAGTGACCGTTAGGTTTTTAATGTATCCATAGTCATCCATAACGCTCACATTGGATATTGCAGACTCAGATGTGCCTATATTGGATATTTCAAATGTTATGTAATTGGCCTCACCCATAACAGGATCATTCTTTATGAACACCTTTTGAACCCACACATCAACGGGTAGATGCACATGGAAGAGGCCCCATATTGCGTTGTTTGCAGAATTGGTATCATTGAGCACATCTGCACTGGCAACCACGTACTGCCATCTAGCAGATGAATTTGTTGGATCCAATCCAAGAGGTATGAGATTTACTGCTTTCCAGGGAATGGTTACATATGCCACTTCACCTGGAGCCAGAGAACTCACCGTCTTGTTTCCAAGCCAGATGAGTGGATGTGTTAGATTATGCTGTTGGAACACAAGCACGTAATTTTCCAAATAGAAATGCACGGTTATATCTGTGGCCATTTTAGTGCCCGCATTGTAAATCACAGCAGTCACATTTGTTATCTTTCCAAAGGCAACATCTCCGTAGTCGAGAAGAGTTATGACCTGGATATCAGGACCTGTGTTGTTTGAATTTCTCCAATTTTCCTCGCCACCTTTCACCTTGCTCTTGTGCATTTCCAAGGGCGGCATAGGAGAATTACATGACATGTAGAACCTTGTATTCTTCCCATCCTCGCTGTAAACGGAGAGTATATACGTGCCTTCTCTACCCGGTGTAAACGAGTATGTGAAATTATTGATTCCACCTACGGAAGAGGTTGGACTCAGCGTCTTCATATCAAGTATGAAATCATAATACGTATCTGCAGAGCCCCACATTCCAGAGCCATAGTCATGCTCAAGATAAAGGAGTTCAACCTTCACCCGCGGAGAGTCCGTCTGTATGTTAATATGTACCTCCTTGCCTCTGGTAATCATAGGCACATCATTGGAATTGTAAACAGCATTGGGTATTACAACCTTTGGCTGGTTATAGGATGGGTAACTAGCCCCACTTCCCGAAACTTTCAGAGCAGGATCACCTATAAGGGAGTATTCGAAATAGGACCTCTGCCATGGATTATCGTTGAGGCCTGTATCCCAGGGATCAATCATCCTCAGCTTGGGACCAAGCCACTGGTTATACAGGGAAAGTGCATAGTAATACATCATTCCGAGGGTAACATATCCGTATATATGTGTACCTATGTAATAACCAGCCACAGTTCCATCCTCTGTTATCAAATCTCCAAAATCGTTTGGAGCCACCAAGGTACCGTTATCGAACCAAGCAAGAGTGCTTCCATAGGCTTCCCTGTCTCCTCCGTAGTAAGCAATTATTCCATCTGGGGCATATAGCATCTTCTCAGCGATGGAAGTTCCTCCGTTAATCCCAGAAGCGAATTCAGATGGATACATCTCCTCATCCCAAGCACCATTTAGACAGGAACCTGAGATGTATATCGGCAAGCTTCCGTAGGTTGAGTTCATACTGAAATCCCAAGCACTTATTTCATCGTTGTGATGCCAGAATGAATATCCAGAGCCATGCGTTATCTCCACTATCATATCGCTGTTGTACATCATCTTCACAAAGTTGTTGTAGGTGAAGTTTCTCAATGTGTGGAAGTACTCGGTAACCTTCACACCATCAAGCCATCCATAGTTGAGAGGCTCTAATACGCCTGTCTCTCCCAGGAAATAGGGAGTTTCGAATACTTGGCCTCCAGAGAGAGTAACATTCTCTATACCACCACTCTTGTGTGTTGCATAGTATATGATTTTATTTACAACAATATCTGCAGTCAGGGGATTCACGGGAATTCTGCCAAAATAGAATCTGGGTTCGTAACTGAAATGGGTGGAGTTGTAATTTGGCTGCGCATAGAAAGCATCAGTTGGAATCCATGCATCGTACATATCACTGTATCCGAGGTATGCAAGCAAATACATGTACTGATCGGTCCAATAGTAACTTGGTGGCACCATTCTGGCATTTCCAAATATGGTTACATACTCCACATTGCTTCCATAACTCTCATTTTGAAGGAACGCTATTATCTTCTTTGCAAGGGTGTAATTGTACCCTATTATGGCACTTTTATCAAGAGGCAAGGTCGCGTTGTTGAAGTAGGCATAGGGATCAGTGGTTGAGTTTGCATAACCATTCACTGGAGGGTTCGGAGCAGGCTGGAAATTCTTGGCAATCCAGGTTGTGGTAACGACCCAGGAGGTCAAACCTGTGCTGTTATGGAAATTGGCCAATCTTTGTGCCTGTGCCTTTAGCTGCGGAGACGTAATTATTATGTTAGGGACATCTATGGGTGCACTCCCTGATTTTAACTTACCGAGCTCATAATTAACGCTCACCACAGCGTTTGTCAGAACTCTTATCTCATTGGTAACCGGATTGTACCTTACCGGATAGAGGTACACATTCACTTCCACTCCGTCCCTGCTTCTGCTCACGGTGTAAGAGTACACCTTATAGGGATAGAAACTGTTGCTCTTGTAAACCTTGACATTGTATTTTGGAGGAGAATATTTGGATGGAAAAGCCTTTCCAGAGTTCAGAAGCGGTGCAGGTGCGGGAGATATCTTGAGGGTTCCATAGTTCACCTCATGGGTGGCCTTCACATTCACATTAACATGCTCCACATTCTTGGGAAGTTTAAAACTCAAAATCTTTACAGGCACAACGGGCTGTCCTGGAATCTGGAGAACCCTTGCTCCATGCAGAATAAGATACTTCCCGCCATTCGGTCCTCTGACATATTTGAGGGCATTTAGATCTATGTGCACAATTTTGGTTATTTCATTGCTCGAAGATATTTTCTTCGCGCCCGTTGCAGTTGCATATGGCTGAAAACTGGTGAGCACTGCAAGTGCTGTTAGAACCATTAAAAGGACTACTAGTACACTACTCACCTTTTTATAACTACCACCTTTCATTGGGCATCACCCTATAGGCAAGGAAGATAGTTGGATAATTCTATATTAACTTTTCCCATGCGCCTTCAGGTACGATCCTATTGCATTTCTCAACCTCTCACTCACCACCCTTCCATCAACCCTGCCACGCAGCTCCTTCATCACGAGACCCATTAGGGGCTTGAATGCACCCATTCCTCTCTCCTCTATGAGTTGTTCCTTCTCCCTAACAATTTTCTCAATAATTGAATCCACATCAACTCTTGATGAGAAACTTTCTATGAGGGTCTGCAGATCCTCACCATTGCAGGCTCGCTCGACAATTTCATCAATCGCTTCCTTGGCAAATTTACCCTCAGCAAGGGCCGAAAATATGCAGGCATAATCCACATTATCACATCCATTTATGAGTGCACGGGCAACCACCGTAGGGTATCCAAATTTCTTAACTATGCTCTCAAATAGATCATCCCTATCCTCGTGTATTATCTGCCAAGCAAGTTCCTCATTTATTCCCAAAGTCTCAAGCTCTTTCACCCTCTCCTCAGGCATGGGAGGCAGTTCTTTTCTCAATTTCTCCACATAATCCTGCGAGATCCTTATTGAGGGTATATCAGTCTCCGGATACATTCTCGCACCGCCTGGAAGAGGACGGAGATAATGGGTTGAACCGTCGTCTCTTGGACCTCGAGTCTCATCGGGTACCCCCTTTAATGCAATTTTGGCCCTCTCAATAACCCTTTGAAGTCCCATATTTGCAAGATCCTTCTTTTCTGCTATTATAACGAAGGAATCTTCGGGACCGAGATTCAATAGTTTCCTGATCTCTTCCACCTCCTCTTCACTTATCCCGTAGGATGGAAGTTCATCTCCATGGAAGAGTCCCCGTATCCCAATAACACGTACCCTATCTGCAAGTTCCTTACCAAGTCTGTAATTTCCATTTTTAAGAACCCCTGCAAATCCAATCAATTTTAAGCCCAGAACCTTGCCCCCATTATTGAGAATTCTTGATATTATCTTTGAACTCGTGTTCTCAAAAATTTCTGTGAGATCATAAATTTTCTCCTCAACCCTCGCATTTCTTTTTTGAAGAATTGAAGCAATTTCCTTTAACATTTCCTGCCTCTCAATCTCCATATTCACCCACTGGGGTATCATATTGAGTTTTGATGCTCCCTTTATCTCAACCCTCCCCTGACCTGTGGATATGTTGATGTCCTGTCTTATTGTTCCCACACCCCTGCGTACCCTCTTGGTGGCTCTCAAAATGTACCCTATTTTCTGGGCAACCTCCTTGACCTGCTCACCACTCTTCATGTCAGGGGCTGTGGAAATCTCAATGAGGGGTATGCCGAGCCTGTCAAGGCGATAGACCACATAACCATCACCCTCCTCAATTTTTCTTGCGGCCTCCTCTTCCAGGCAGATTGTGGGTATTCTAACCCTTCCAAAGGAGGTATCAAGATATCCATCCATAGCCACAAGAGCGGTGCGTTGGAAGCCCGAGGTGTTGGAGCCGTCTATGACGATCTTGCGCATCACATGTATTTCATCCACTATCTTGGCATGGAGCATCAGGGCAACCTTGAGCGTTATCTCCAAAGCATCCCTATTAAGGTCATGTGGTGGTTCCTCGTCTGCCTCCACCAAGCATGAATTTTCTGTTGCTTCATATATGAATTTTCTATGCTTTATGCTCTCTTCCACAGCCGCTCTATCAACCTCGCCAAGCTCGCTCTGTGTGGGTCTTAGAACACGCTCAAATTTGAAAATAACATTGTCACTGAGGTACGAGTCACAATCGCAAAACAATTTTTTTGTGGCGAGCTGCTGATGGATCTCAAGTCCACATTTTACCATGTTATCATCCTCCTCGTGGAGATCTCACCCCGGAGATTTCTTGCAAGCAAATCTTTTGCCTCATCATGCTCGTAATTTCCAAGGAGCCACATGAGCTTTACATACGCCACCTCAGGAAGCATGTCTTCAAGAGGCACAACGCCCGCCTTCTTCAGCTCCCTTCCCGTGGAATACACATTCAGATTAACCCTGCCATGAATGCACTGGGAGGTCATGCCTATTACAATACCATCTTTCATGGCCCTTTTTATGGATGGCAGGAGATGGGTACCCACATGCCCCAAGCCGGTTCCCATTATAATTGCACCGTGCATGCCCTCAATCATCCTCTCAAAATGCTCAACACTCATTCCCGGATAATAGTAAATCAAGGCCACCTTCTCATCCATCCTATCCATTAACTCCGTCTCATCTTCCTTTTTCCTGTAATCACCGTAAAATTTCACATTGCCGTTCCTCACCTCTCCAAGTGGTCTGGAATTTACGCTCTTGAACGCATCTCTGCGGGATGTGTGCATCTTTCGGGCACGGACACCCCGATGCACATGGCAGAAATCATCGCTGGTGGTGGCATGCATAACAACTGCAACCTCACCCAGATCGCTCTTGGCCACTTTCACGGCGGAGAGCAGGTTCATGTAGGCATCGCTGCTGGGTCTATCACTGCTTCTCTGAGCTCCCACAAAAACCACAGGTCCAGATAATTTCGGAAACATGAATGATAGGGCTGCGGCTGAATAGCCCATGGTATCCGTGCCATGGGGTATCACAACCCCCTCCGAATATTTCAGTTCCTCCTTAACTTTCCTTGCCATTTTAATCCAGTATTCAGGGTGCATATCCTCGCTCAGAATGTTGAAAAGCACACTTGCCCGGATATCGCATTCTTCAACAATCTCAGGAACAGAGAATATTAAATCCTCAGCTGTGAGCGCTGGATGCACCGCACCGGTGCGATAATCCACATAACTGGCAATTGTGCCACCTGTGCCAATTATTGAAATCTTCGGAAGTGTCTTATCCGATTTTATTTCCCTTTTAATCTTTTTCTTTTTTCCACCCTTCTTTATTACTTTGATTTCTTTCGGGATTATGCCTATGTTGTAACCGTTATCAAGTTTGAGAATGATTATATCCTTATTGCCCAATTTGTTTCTTGGCATCAAAACTCCACGAAATGTACCTTTCTCACTTATGACTTCAACGTAATCTCCAGGCTCAGGATTCATAGAGGGGTATATGCAAATGGGTATTAACCTTTATCTCAAATCCCAGAACTGCTTGTTCTTTGCATATTTCAATTCCTCTCGCAAAACTCTCTTTGCAATCTCAAACTCGTCCTCATAGGGAATCTGAAGAATTCTGGCTGCCGTGCTCAGTCCTATTCCACGCCCTGCAAGGGCAAGAGCCGCAGCCCTCTTGTGGGTTCTGAGCAGATGAGATATAGCCATCATCCTGTTCAGATCCCTGCGCTCCTCAGCGGTGAATTTCTTCTTTCTCAAAATATTTATTTTTTCTTCCTCGTAGGGCTTTAAAAGTGCGACTCTCACGCTTCCACAGAAGGGGCATACTGGCTTTTGAAAATCCTTGACTTTTATGTGCATGCTCCCCCCGCAGGAGAGACAAACGAGGATCATCTCCTCCTCAAGAAGCCTTCTGTAAACCGCCTCAATTACAGGTCTCGTGGCCACAATAGGAGATACGAGGTCTCCATGCTCCTCCATCAGTTCCTTGCTCTCCTCCCTGAGTTCTCTTATCACGATTTCGATCTCTCCTTTCCTTATTTTTTCCAGTATTCTCTCAACGATCTCAATGTCCATATAGTCAAACATCAATTTATCAAGAACCTCGCGGTAAAGCGGCGTGCCCTTGTAAACATCCACTATCTTCTCAATTCTTATCTTTCTCAGGTCTGCGCCCTTCTTTATAACCCCCATCTTCTTTGCCACGTGCATAAATATGTAATTGAAAAGCCGGGAGTTTCTGGCAACTATTCTCAAAACCCCCTCAACGTTTCTGAGTTTGAAGAGCAGGTCCCGAAGATAATCGAGATTTATATGTGGATTGAAAAATGCTATGTGGTATGGAGATATGGAAAATTCCACACTCTCTCCAATCTTCTGGGAGATTATGGAAGAGAGTAAGAGGGCCATGGTGTAATTTGCCCTTGTACCTCCTCTTATGCCCATAAAAACAATGCCTTCTCCCTTTTCAAGTACTATTCTACTTGAATTCCAGTCCATGTTCCACCCTTCAAGAATATCCCTGGCAGCAGAGTTCAAATAACTTACATCGGGCTCTGCCGATGCAACTTCATAGGGGACTGGAATCTCCTCGCCAACCCAGGAGGGGGGCATTGCTATGTCCCGCAGGTATTCGACGATGATTTTATCCTCCTTCATGTCAACGATTCTCCAAGCCATGCCCCTAATAACGAAACTCTCCCCGTAATTCAGAGATGAAACAAAACTCTCATCCAGAGTGCCTATGAAATCTCCCTTCAGAGTTACCACCTTGTAGGTTTTTTCGTCCGGAATCATTGATATATTCTCGTAAAAGTACTCCCTTCCACCACGGGTTCTGCCAAAACTCAGCCCATCGTACCATATCTTTTTCAAATCCCTAAGAAATTCAAGAATTTCAACGAATTCTTCGTATTTCAGATCCTGAAATGGATACACTCCTTTGACCAGAGCATAGGCATCTCCCACATTTACCCTTCCTTCAGAATTTGCCATTGCAACTATTTGATTTGCAAGTACCATAAGGGGATTCCTGCGAATTCTAACCTTTTCAACTCTGCCATCGTGCAGGAGGGTGAGTATGGCTGCAGATTCCCATATTTCAACAGGTGTATGGGCAAATATTTTGCCCCTTGATACCTCATCTATCCTGTGGCCTGCCCTGCCAACACGCTGCAGGAGCTTTGTTACCTGCCTCGGCGAGTTAAACTGGGCAACAAAATCAACTATGCCAACATCTATGCCTAGTTCCAGAGAGGAGGTACATATCAGCGCTTTCAACTCACCCCTTTTGAATCGCTCCTCAGCCTCAACCCTGACCCTGCGACTCAGTGAGCCATGGTGAACCTCAATAGGAGGAGAGGAGAATAAAAGACGGTAACGCATGCCTATGTCCTCGGCTGTGCATCTCGTGTTTGTAAAAACGAGTGTGGCTCGGTGAGCCATAATATCTTCCCACATTTCCATTAAAAGGGATGCGTATTCCACGTCACTTCCCATTATCTCCGCTTCCCTCTTGTACCTCCTTTCGGGTGCATGAACCTGCACATCTATTTTCTTGTAGAGTTTCAGTTCCACAATCTCTATGGGTTCTCTTGGAGAGAGAAATTTTCCAATCTCCTGGGGATTGCCCACACTGGCAGATAATCCAATAATCTGGAAATCTGTGAATGTACGAAGTCTTTCAAGTGCCAGTGCTAGTTGGGCGCCACGCTCATCAGATGCCAGTTCGTGTACCTCATCCACCACAACAAATTTCACGCTTTTCAGGCTTTCCTTCAATCTCTTTCCCATAAACATTATCTGAAACGTTTCCGGCGTTGTTATGAGCACATCTGGTGGTTTGAGGGCAAGTTTTCTCCTCTCATTTGAGGGTGTATCTCCATGCCTCACCGCAACCTCCAGTCCCAGTTTCTGGCCGAAATCCCTTAGCCTCTTGAGCATATCCCTGTTTAAAGCGCGTAGGGGAGTGATGTAAAGGCATGCGATTTTTCCATGTTTTTCGCTCATAATTCTGTGAAATATTGGAAGCACAGCCGCCTCTGTCTTGCCACTTCCTGTGGGGGAGATGAGAAGTACGTTCTTGCCCTCAAGAATAAAGGGAATTACCTTCTTCTGCGGTTCTGTGGGCTCGAATATACCCTTCTCTCTTAGCACCCTTTGAATCTCCGGATGCAGTAGTTCAAACACCCTGGTTTGTAGGAAAAATCGTATAAAAATTTATTTGCACTTTTAGAAAAATTTATATAGAAGAAAAATTTTACAAAATCTGGTGGTGCATATGGAAATAACTGAAATGAAGGAGTGGGAGAGAATATCGGCGCACTCACACATTCTTGGACTTGGACTGGATGAGAATTACAGGGCGCTAAGAAAGGCGGATGGAATGATAGGTCAGGTGGAGGCAAGGGAAGCCGCCGGAATCATAGTTAGAATGATCAAGGAGGGAAAATTTGCAGGCAATGCCATTCTCATAGCAGGTCCTCCGGGAAGCGGAAAAACCGCACTTGCAATAGGCATAGCCAAGGAACTGGGTGAGGACGTGCCCT
This window harbors:
- a CDS encoding DEAD/DEAH box helicase, whose protein sequence is MFELLHPEIQRVLREKGIFEPTEPQKKVIPFILEGKNVLLISPTGSGKTEAAVLPIFHRIMSEKHGKIACLYITPLRALNRDMLKRLRDFGQKLGLEVAVRHGDTPSNERRKLALKPPDVLITTPETFQIMFMGKRLKESLKSVKFVVVDEVHELASDERGAQLALALERLRTFTDFQIIGLSASVGNPQEIGKFLSPREPIEIVELKLYKKIDVQVHAPERRYKREAEIMGSDVEYASLLMEMWEDIMAHRATLVFTNTRCTAEDIGMRYRLLFSSPPIEVHHGSLSRRVRVEAEERFKRGELKALICTSSLELGIDVGIVDFVAQFNSPRQVTKLLQRVGRAGHRIDEVSRGKIFAHTPVEIWESAAILTLLHDGRVEKVRIRRNPLMVLANQIVAMANSEGRVNVGDAYALVKGVYPFQDLKYEEFVEILEFLRDLKKIWYDGLSFGRTRGGREYFYENISMIPDEKTYKVVTLKGDFIGTLDESFVSSLNYGESFVIRGMAWRIVDMKEDKIIVEYLRDIAMPPSWVGEEIPVPYEVASAEPDVSYLNSAARDILEGWNMDWNSSRIVLEKGEGIVFMGIRGGTRANYTMALLLSSIISQKIGESVEFSISPYHIAFFNPHINLDYLRDLLFKLRNVEGVLRIVARNSRLFNYIFMHVAKKMGVIKKGADLRKIRIEKIVDVYKGTPLYREVLDKLMFDYMDIEIVERILEKIRKGEIEIVIRELREESKELMEEHGDLVSPIVATRPVIEAVYRRLLEEEMILVCLSCGGSMHIKVKDFQKPVCPFCGSVRVALLKPYEEEKINILRKKKFTAEERRDLNRMMAISHLLRTHKRAAALALAGRGIGLSTAARILQIPYEDEFEIAKRVLREELKYAKNKQFWDLR
- the gatE gene encoding Glu-tRNA(Gln) amidotransferase subunit GatE; amino-acid sequence: MVKCGLEIHQQLATKKLFCDCDSYLSDNVIFKFERVLRPTQSELGEVDRAAVEESIKHRKFIYEATENSCLVEADEEPPHDLNRDALEITLKVALMLHAKIVDEIHVMRKIVIDGSNTSGFQRTALVAMDGYLDTSFGRVRIPTICLEEEAARKIEEGDGYVVYRLDRLGIPLIEISTAPDMKSGEQVKEVAQKIGYILRATKRVRRGVGTIRQDINISTGQGRVEIKGASKLNMIPQWVNMEIERQEMLKEIASILQKRNARVEEKIYDLTEIFENTSSKIISRILNNGGKVLGLKLIGFAGVLKNGNYRLGKELADRVRVIGIRGLFHGDELPSYGISEEEVEEIRKLLNLGPEDSFVIIAEKKDLANMGLQRVIERAKIALKGVPDETRGPRDDGSTHYLRPLPGGARMYPETDIPSIRISQDYVEKLRKELPPMPEERVKELETLGINEELAWQIIHEDRDDLFESIVKKFGYPTVVARALINGCDNVDYACIFSALAEGKFAKEAIDEIVERACNGEDLQTLIESFSSRVDVDSIIEKIVREKEQLIEERGMGAFKPLMGLVMKELRGRVDGRVVSERLRNAIGSYLKAHGKS
- the gatD gene encoding Glu-tRNA(Gln) amidotransferase subunit GatD; translation: MNPEPGDYVEVISEKGTFRGVLMPRNKLGNKDIIILKLDNGYNIGIIPKEIKVIKKGGKKKKIKREIKSDKTLPKISIIGTGGTIASYVDYRTGAVHPALTAEDLIFSVPEIVEECDIRASVLFNILSEDMHPEYWIKMARKVKEELKYSEGVVIPHGTDTMGYSAAALSFMFPKLSGPVVFVGAQRSSDRPSSDAYMNLLSAVKVAKSDLGEVAVVMHATTSDDFCHVHRGVRARKMHTSRRDAFKSVNSRPLGEVRNGNVKFYGDYRKKEDETELMDRMDEKVALIYYYPGMSVEHFERMIEGMHGAIIMGTGLGHVGTHLLPSIKRAMKDGIVIGMTSQCIHGRVNLNVYSTGRELKKAGVVPLEDMLPEVAYVKLMWLLGNYEHDEAKDLLARNLRGEISTRRMITW